In one Bactrocera tryoni isolate S06 chromosome 5, CSIRO_BtryS06_freeze2, whole genome shotgun sequence genomic region, the following are encoded:
- the LOC120778538 gene encoding uncharacterized protein LOC120778538, with protein sequence MAILLVHLRRLILLMSIVYLSGTVMRRLLSESRHNYLQHINGKAFAARHLHFQAWAYIYTAYAYVVLVNYVSVRRLTNLLEFFLT encoded by the coding sequence ATGGCAATTTTGCTGGTCCATCTTCGGCGCCTCATTCTGCTGATGAGCATCGTCTATTTGAGCGGCACAGTGATGCGTCGCCTGCTGAGCGAATCGCGGCACAACTACTTGCAGCACATCAATGGCAAGGCGTTCGCCGCCCGGCATTTGCACTTCCAGGCCTGGGCCTATATTTACACCGCCTATGCCTATGTGGTCTTGGTCAACTATGTGAGCGTAAGGCGGCTCACCAATTTGTTGGAATTCTTTCTAACCTGA